A genomic segment from Actinomycetota bacterium encodes:
- a CDS encoding dihydroorotate dehydrogenase electron transfer subunit: protein MSAALAEATVAEARVIGVERVGDYQVLSLRAPEIARRTIPGQFVMLSSGALLRRPFSVFRVEGDAVSVAFDVIGAGTSWLAGRALGDEVSIVGPLGTGFSLDGSGPVIAVGGGYGAAPLFLLAERLRAAGIEVHGVLGAARAARVFGADIADRIFDSVTFTTDDGSLGIRGLVTDALNDLAARTRASRIAACGPLPMLEAVSTRARELGVPCEVAVEEFMACGIGVCWTCVLPIATGTGEPRFDRSCTEGPVFDGSAVAWG from the coding sequence GTGAGCGCAGCGCTCGCGGAGGCGACCGTCGCCGAGGCGCGCGTGATCGGCGTCGAGCGCGTCGGCGACTACCAGGTGCTGTCGCTTCGCGCTCCGGAGATCGCCCGACGAACGATCCCCGGACAGTTCGTGATGCTGTCGTCGGGTGCGCTACTCCGGCGCCCGTTCTCCGTGTTCCGCGTCGAGGGAGACGCGGTCTCGGTCGCGTTCGACGTCATCGGCGCCGGAACGAGCTGGCTCGCCGGGCGCGCGCTCGGCGACGAGGTGTCCATCGTCGGCCCGCTCGGCACGGGCTTCTCGCTGGACGGCTCTGGTCCGGTGATCGCCGTCGGCGGGGGATACGGCGCGGCTCCGCTGTTCTTGCTCGCCGAGCGCCTGCGCGCCGCCGGGATAGAGGTGCACGGCGTGCTCGGGGCCGCGCGCGCCGCGCGCGTGTTCGGTGCCGACATCGCGGATCGGATCTTCGACTCGGTCACGTTCACGACCGACGACGGGTCACTCGGCATCCGCGGTCTCGTCACCGACGCGCTCAACGACCTGGCAGCGCGGACGCGCGCGTCGCGGATCGCCGCGTGCGGCCCTCTGCCGATGCTCGAGGCGGTCTCCACGCGGGCCCGAGAGCTCGGGGTGCCGTGCGAGGTCGCCGTCGAGGAATTCATGGCGTGCGGGATCGGCGTCTGCTGGACGTGCGTCCTCCCGATCGCAACCGGGACCGGCGAGCCGCGATTCGATCGGTCCTGCACGGAAGGCCCCGTCTTCGACGGATCGGCGGTGGCGTGGGGATGA
- a CDS encoding dihydroorotate dehydrogenase, which yields MTAPAISIDLAGIRLSSPVLTASGCFGSGQEMSRFVDLTRLGAIVCKTVTLKPRRGIAPPRGAETPSGMLNAIGLQNPGVDAFIAKDLSWLDKRNVPAIASIGGQNVEEYVACAERLREAPALVAIELNLSCPNLEDRGFMFALSAERTAEVCAAVSEQAMVPVFAKLSPDVTDLVTIADAAVKAGADGLSLINTTLGMAIDTTTFRPKLSTGTGGLSGPAIRPIAVRCIWQVHQAMPHVPIIGMGGVASAADAVELILAGATAVAVGTANFYEPRATELVRLGIERFLETNGITRLDQIRGRVKVEG from the coding sequence ATGACCGCACCCGCCATCTCGATCGACCTCGCCGGGATCCGCCTCTCATCGCCCGTTCTCACCGCTTCGGGCTGCTTCGGATCCGGCCAAGAGATGAGCCGGTTCGTCGACCTGACGAGGCTCGGCGCCATCGTGTGCAAGACCGTGACCCTGAAGCCGCGGCGGGGCATCGCACCCCCCCGGGGAGCGGAGACCCCGAGCGGGATGCTCAACGCGATCGGCCTCCAGAACCCCGGCGTCGACGCGTTCATCGCGAAGGATCTTTCCTGGCTCGACAAGCGGAACGTGCCGGCGATCGCGTCGATCGGCGGCCAGAACGTCGAGGAGTACGTCGCCTGCGCGGAACGACTCCGCGAAGCGCCGGCGCTCGTGGCGATCGAGCTGAACCTCTCGTGCCCGAACCTCGAGGACCGAGGCTTCATGTTCGCCCTGTCCGCCGAGCGAACCGCCGAGGTCTGCGCCGCGGTGTCCGAGCAGGCGATGGTCCCGGTCTTCGCGAAGCTCTCACCCGACGTGACCGACCTCGTCACGATCGCCGATGCCGCGGTCAAGGCCGGCGCCGACGGCCTTTCCTTGATCAACACGACGCTCGGGATGGCGATCGATACCACGACCTTCCGGCCGAAGCTTTCGACGGGAACCGGCGGCCTTTCCGGGCCGGCGATCCGCCCGATCGCGGTGCGCTGCATCTGGCAGGTGCACCAGGCGATGCCGCACGTCCCGATCATCGGCATGGGCGGCGTTGCGTCCGCGGCGGACGCCGTCGAGCTGATCCTGGCCGGCGCGACCGCCGTCGCCGTCGGGACGGCGAACTTCTACGAGCCTCGCGCGACCGAGCTGGTGCGCCTCGGCATCGAACGCTTCCTGGAGACGAACGGCATCACCCGCCTGGACCAGATCCGCGGCCGCGTGAAGGTGGAAGGATGA
- the pyrF gene encoding orotidine-5'-phosphate decarboxylase — MTNPLIVALDVPTLEEASALAETIGDAAGGVKVGLELFCSEGPLAVTAFDAPVFLDLKLHDIPTTVGRALRALEPVAPWMVNVHALGGRAMMQAAAAAKPSSTKLLAVTILTHLSDDDLHELGLPPAGEAVPALAKLAAESGCDGVVCAPLDVERVRAVVPSEFLIVTPGVRPAGTDDDEHARSLGPAEAIAAGATHLVVGRPVTRADDPRAAAQAIVEGIRA, encoded by the coding sequence ATGACGAACCCGCTCATCGTTGCGCTCGACGTTCCGACGCTCGAAGAGGCGTCGGCGCTCGCCGAGACGATCGGGGACGCGGCGGGCGGCGTGAAGGTTGGGCTCGAGCTGTTCTGCTCCGAAGGACCGCTCGCGGTCACGGCGTTCGACGCGCCGGTGTTCCTCGACCTCAAGCTGCACGACATCCCGACGACGGTCGGCCGAGCGCTTCGCGCGCTCGAGCCCGTGGCGCCTTGGATGGTCAACGTTCACGCGCTCGGCGGCCGCGCGATGATGCAAGCGGCGGCGGCGGCCAAACCCTCGTCCACGAAGCTGCTCGCGGTCACGATCCTGACGCACTTGAGCGACGACGATCTCCACGAGCTCGGTTTGCCTCCCGCGGGCGAGGCCGTTCCCGCGCTCGCCAAGCTCGCCGCCGAGAGCGGGTGCGACGGTGTCGTCTGCGCGCCGCTCGACGTCGAGCGTGTGCGGGCGGTCGTCCCGTCGGAGTTCCTGATCGTGACGCCCGGCGTGCGGCCGGCCGGCACGGACGACGACGAGCACGCGCGCAGCCTCGGCCCTGCCGAAGCGATCGCCGCCGGCGCGACGCACCTGGTCGTCGGCAGGCCCGTAACCCGCGCCGACGATCCGCGGGCCGCGGCCCAAGCGATCGTCGAAGGGATCCGCGCGTGA
- the pyrE gene encoding orotate phosphoribosyltransferase — translation MNPSEVRELFERHGAISSGHFKLSSGRHSDTYVQCARVLEHPRVAASLANALADRCGDRVGLVVSPALGGLLIGNLVALEIGCRFLFTERVDGAMALRRGQTLGPGERALVVEDVITTGGSAAEVIRLVERAGGVIAGVASLIDRSEGQPPFHLEALLEVAAASWDPAECPLCARGEPLHTPGSRSLSNPAASGSSGR, via the coding sequence GTGAACCCGAGCGAGGTACGCGAGCTTTTCGAACGGCACGGCGCGATCTCGTCCGGTCATTTCAAGCTTTCGAGCGGGCGTCATTCGGATACCTACGTCCAGTGCGCGCGGGTCCTGGAACATCCGCGTGTCGCGGCATCACTCGCGAACGCGCTCGCCGATCGCTGCGGGGACCGGGTCGGCTTGGTCGTCTCGCCAGCGCTCGGCGGGCTGCTGATCGGCAACCTCGTGGCGCTTGAGATCGGGTGCCGGTTCCTGTTCACCGAACGGGTCGACGGTGCGATGGCGCTTCGACGCGGGCAGACGCTCGGCCCCGGCGAACGCGCTTTGGTCGTCGAGGACGTGATCACAACCGGGGGCTCGGCGGCCGAGGTGATCCGTCTGGTCGAGCGGGCCGGTGGAGTCATTGCGGGCGTCGCCTCGCTGATCGACCGCTCCGAAGGACAGCCTCCGTTCCACCTCGAAGCCCTCCTCGAGGTGGCCGCAGCCTCATGGGATCCGGCGGAATGCCCGCTGTGCGCCCGAGGAGAGCCGCTGCATACTCCGGGCAGCCGATCACTGTCAAACCCGGCCGCCTCCGGGTCCTCAGGGCGCTGA
- the gmk gene encoding guanylate kinase → MPSRRRPCWPNSAPAKRAEPRKQHRRPRQPRRLRLPTLPWEGPWKAARFRGRLIVLSGPSGVGKSTIAEAILRRRPDLETVTSRTTRPPRPGDGVGKAYEHVSPDEFERLRASGELLESAVVHGERYGTPREPVERLLGEGRDVLLEIDLQGARQVKARRRDAVTIFLEPPSWEALENRLRARRTEDDERLRRRLETAKEELAAAGEFDHRVVNDQLERAVDQVNRILKQGPQGEKR, encoded by the coding sequence GTGCCAAGCAGAAGGAGGCCTTGCTGGCCGAATTCGGCGCCGGCAAAGAGGGCGGAGCCCCGGAAGCAGCACCGTCGGCCCCGGCAGCCGAGGCGGCTCCGGCTCCCGACGCTCCCATGGGAGGGCCCCTGGAAGGCGGCACGTTTTAGAGGCCGGCTCATCGTTCTGAGCGGCCCTTCCGGGGTCGGCAAGAGCACCATCGCCGAGGCGATCCTGCGCCGAAGGCCCGATCTGGAGACGGTCACGTCTCGCACGACGCGTCCACCGAGACCAGGGGACGGCGTCGGAAAGGCCTACGAGCACGTCTCGCCGGACGAGTTCGAGCGCCTCCGCGCCTCCGGCGAGCTTCTCGAGTCGGCCGTTGTTCACGGCGAGCGGTACGGCACGCCCCGCGAGCCCGTGGAGCGGCTGCTGGGCGAGGGGCGCGACGTGCTGCTCGAGATCGACCTCCAAGGCGCCCGACAGGTGAAGGCCCGGCGTCGGGACGCGGTGACGATCTTCCTCGAGCCCCCCTCCTGGGAGGCCCTCGAGAACCGTCTCCGAGCCCGCCGAACCGAGGACGACGAACGCCTCCGGCGAAGGCTCGAGACGGCGAAGGAGGAGCTCGCGGCGGCGGGGGAGTTCGACCACCGGGTGGTCAACGACCAGCTGGAACGAGCGGTCGATCAGGTTAACCGTATACTGAAGCAGGGCCCTCAAGGCGAGAAGCGATAG
- the rpoZ gene encoding DNA-directed RNA polymerase subunit omega, whose product MAKMTMMEPRIDELLDQVDSKYTLVIMAAKRARQINAYYSQLGEGIGEYVPPLVPHAPDDKALSTALKEISAQKVAYERLAEGIK is encoded by the coding sequence ATGGCAAAGATGACGATGATGGAACCGAGGATCGACGAGCTGCTCGACCAGGTGGACTCTAAGTACACCCTGGTCATCATGGCCGCCAAGCGGGCGCGCCAGATCAACGCCTATTACAGCCAGCTGGGTGAGGGGATCGGCGAGTACGTTCCACCCCTCGTCCCGCACGCGCCCGACGACAAGGCGCTCTCGACTGCGTTGAAGGAGATCTCCGCGCAGAAGGTCGCCTACGAACGGCTGGCTGAAGGGATCAAGTGA
- the coaBC gene encoding bifunctional phosphopantothenoylcysteine decarboxylase/phosphopantothenate--cysteine ligase CoaBC, producing the protein MPGRPQIDAGALRGARILLGVSGGIACYKAVEVARLLTKRGARVQVVMTEAATRFVGPITFSSLTKRPVYTGLFDEQDRVLHVRLAREADLVLVAPATANVLAKMANGLADDLLSAVLLTATCPIVVAPAMHTEMWEHAATRANLATVRERGVTVVDPEAGELAGGDDGIGRLAEPASIVEAVAETFAHGRDLAGVRMLVTAGGTQEPIDPVRFIGNRSSGKMGFAIATEAALRGAAVTLITGPTWLEDPDRVEVVRIRTAAEMRDVVLGRFAETDVVVKAAAVADFRPVNAAGSKIKKDEGLPTITLERTDDILAELGRTKTHQLLVGFSAETDDAVAQGRKKLAAKHLDFIVVNTVGQGRGFEVDDNAAVILGADGTEDELPLQTKRSLARGICDRVAQARRR; encoded by the coding sequence GTGCCCGGCCGGCCCCAGATCGACGCGGGCGCCCTCCGGGGCGCCCGGATCCTTCTAGGGGTCTCGGGCGGGATCGCCTGCTACAAGGCGGTCGAGGTCGCCCGTCTGCTCACCAAGCGCGGCGCTCGGGTCCAGGTCGTGATGACCGAAGCCGCTACGCGGTTCGTCGGCCCGATCACGTTCTCATCCTTGACGAAGCGTCCGGTCTATACGGGCCTCTTCGACGAGCAGGATCGGGTTCTCCACGTGCGCCTGGCGAGAGAAGCCGATCTCGTGCTGGTCGCGCCGGCCACCGCGAACGTGCTCGCGAAGATGGCCAACGGTCTCGCCGACGACCTCCTGTCGGCGGTTCTGCTCACCGCGACCTGCCCGATCGTGGTAGCGCCGGCGATGCACACCGAGATGTGGGAGCACGCGGCGACGCGCGCGAACCTCGCGACCGTGCGGGAGCGCGGCGTTACCGTGGTCGACCCCGAGGCCGGGGAACTCGCCGGCGGCGACGACGGCATCGGACGGCTGGCGGAGCCGGCGTCGATCGTCGAGGCGGTGGCCGAGACGTTCGCGCACGGCCGCGACCTCGCCGGCGTTCGGATGCTCGTGACGGCCGGCGGGACGCAGGAGCCGATCGACCCCGTCCGCTTCATCGGCAACCGCTCCAGCGGCAAGATGGGCTTCGCGATCGCGACCGAAGCCGCCCTCAGAGGCGCCGCGGTAACCCTGATCACCGGACCGACGTGGCTCGAGGATCCCGACCGCGTCGAGGTCGTTCGGATCCGGACCGCGGCCGAGATGCGAGACGTCGTCCTCGGTCGCTTCGCCGAGACGGACGTGGTCGTGAAGGCCGCCGCCGTCGCGGACTTCCGTCCCGTGAACGCCGCCGGTTCGAAGATCAAGAAGGACGAAGGCCTCCCCACGATCACGCTCGAGCGGACCGACGACATCCTGGCCGAGCTCGGCCGGACGAAGACGCACCAGCTCCTCGTCGGGTTCTCCGCCGAAACCGACGACGCCGTCGCGCAGGGACGCAAGAAGCTCGCCGCCAAGCACCTGGACTTCATCGTCGTGAACACCGTCGGGCAGGGCCGGGGGTTCGAGGTGGACGACAACGCCGCGGTCATCCTCGGCGCCGACGGAACCGAGGATGAGCTCCCGCTCCAGACCAAGCGATCCCTGGCGCGCGGCATCTGCGATCGCGTCGCGCAAGCGCGGAGACGCTAG
- the metK gene encoding methionine adenosyltransferase, producing MSRRWVYTSESVTEGHPDKMADQISDAILDAILKDDPFGRVACETFVTTGLAVIGGEISTSTYVDVPSLVRRVIMDIGYTRAKYGFDGETCGVIVAIQEQSPDIAQGVDHAYEERAGGSDELDGQGAGDQGMMVGYAVNETPVLMPMPIYLAHKLAHRLAEVRKVGLVPYLRPDGKTQVTVEYEDNKPVRVNAVVVSAQHQPDIDIETLLTPDIREHVVDPILNDVGLDFDGYSLFVNPTGKFEVGGPKGDTGLTGRKIIVDTYGGMARHGGGAFSGKDPTKVDRSAAYAARWVAKNVVAAGLAERCELQIAYAIGVAHPVSVTVETFGTENVAVEKIEKCIKEVFDLRPAAILRDLDLRRPIYQKTAAYGHFGREAKEFTWEHAGRADDLKSCI from the coding sequence ATGTCCCGACGCTGGGTGTACACGTCCGAGTCCGTCACCGAAGGGCACCCGGACAAGATGGCCGATCAGATCTCCGACGCCATCCTCGACGCGATCCTGAAAGATGATCCCTTCGGCCGCGTTGCCTGCGAGACGTTCGTGACGACCGGCCTCGCGGTCATCGGCGGTGAGATCTCGACCTCGACCTACGTCGACGTTCCCTCGCTCGTGCGGCGCGTCATCATGGACATCGGCTACACACGAGCCAAGTACGGATTCGACGGTGAGACCTGCGGCGTCATCGTCGCCATCCAGGAGCAGTCCCCTGACATCGCGCAGGGCGTCGACCACGCGTACGAAGAGCGCGCCGGCGGGAGCGACGAACTCGACGGGCAGGGCGCCGGCGACCAGGGGATGATGGTCGGCTACGCGGTGAACGAGACGCCGGTCCTGATGCCGATGCCCATCTACCTCGCGCACAAGCTCGCGCACCGGCTCGCCGAGGTGCGCAAGGTCGGTCTCGTGCCGTACCTCCGGCCCGACGGAAAGACGCAGGTGACGGTCGAGTACGAGGACAACAAGCCGGTGCGCGTGAACGCGGTCGTCGTGAGCGCGCAGCACCAGCCCGACATCGACATCGAGACGCTCCTCACGCCGGACATCAGAGAGCACGTCGTCGATCCGATCCTGAACGACGTGGGTCTGGACTTCGACGGGTACAGCCTCTTCGTGAACCCGACCGGGAAGTTCGAAGTCGGCGGCCCGAAGGGCGACACCGGCCTCACCGGTCGCAAGATCATCGTCGACACCTACGGCGGCATGGCGCGCCACGGCGGCGGCGCCTTCTCGGGCAAGGACCCGACGAAGGTCGACCGCTCGGCCGCGTACGCCGCGCGCTGGGTCGCGAAGAACGTCGTGGCCGCGGGACTCGCGGAGCGCTGCGAGCTCCAGATCGCGTACGCGATCGGCGTCGCGCACCCGGTGTCGGTCACCGTCGAGACCTTCGGCACGGAGAACGTCGCCGTCGAGAAGATCGAGAAGTGCATCAAGGAGGTCTTCGACCTTCGTCCTGCGGCGATCCTCAGAGACCTCGACCTGCGCCGGCCGATCTACCAGAAGACCGCGGCCTACGGTCACTTCGGCCGTGAGGCCAAGGAGTTCACCTGGGAGCACGCGGGCCGGGCCGACGATCTGAAGAGCTGCATCTAG
- the def gene encoding peptide deformylase, which produces MGQLDIRRFGDPILRSPASAVTEFDDKLAALAADMRETMLAAPGVGLAAPQVGVPRRLFTFDSSEESGAYANPEIVWRSEETQEGEEGCLSIPGIYFPVVRAMRVRVKAQELDGLPIERDAEGFLARIFQHEIDHLDGVLFVDRLNPERRREAMRTIREAELGISDAPPGDPARAL; this is translated from the coding sequence ATGGGTCAGCTCGACATCCGGCGCTTCGGCGACCCGATCCTGCGGTCGCCCGCGTCCGCCGTCACCGAGTTCGACGACAAGCTCGCCGCGCTCGCCGCCGACATGCGCGAGACGATGCTCGCGGCGCCCGGCGTCGGTCTCGCTGCGCCGCAGGTCGGCGTCCCGCGGCGGCTGTTCACGTTCGACTCCAGCGAGGAATCGGGGGCGTACGCGAACCCGGAGATCGTCTGGCGCTCGGAGGAGACCCAGGAAGGAGAGGAAGGCTGCCTGTCGATCCCGGGCATCTACTTCCCCGTGGTTCGAGCGATGCGCGTCCGCGTGAAGGCGCAGGAGCTCGACGGCTTGCCGATCGAACGCGACGCCGAGGGGTTCCTGGCTCGCATCTTCCAGCACGAGATCGATCATCTCGACGGCGTGCTGTTCGTCGACCGCCTGAATCCGGAACGCCGGCGCGAAGCGATGCGCACGATCCGCGAGGCCGAGCTCGGGATCTCGGATGCGCCGCCCGGCGATCCGGCCCGCGCGCTGTGA
- the fmt gene encoding methionyl-tRNA formyltransferase codes for MRVVFFGTPEPAAVALDALLASRHEVAAAVTQPDRPRGRSGTPQPSPVKVRALEAGLPVLQPSSPRDEGFAGTLAGFRPQVCAVVAYGHILPPEVLAVPLRGTVNVHFSLLPAYRGAAPVQRAIMAGETETGVTTFLLEPTVDTGPMLVQIRERIDPDDSTGSLLERLAPIGARALVDTLDGLEAGTLEPVEQDPALASPAPKIKPEEGTIDWRRPALEIADLVRALAPSPGAHSTFREKRIKLWRARPIDGAAAEPGAVVDAGKDRLVVATGDGLLEVQELQQEGAKRLEASAFVRGHRPRAGETFGSL; via the coding sequence GTGCGGGTCGTCTTCTTCGGTACACCTGAGCCGGCAGCCGTCGCGCTCGACGCTCTGCTGGCCTCGCGACACGAGGTCGCCGCCGCCGTCACCCAGCCCGACCGCCCGCGCGGCCGGAGCGGAACTCCGCAACCTTCGCCGGTCAAGGTGCGGGCGCTCGAGGCCGGCCTGCCGGTGCTCCAACCGTCCTCCCCGCGCGACGAGGGCTTCGCCGGAACGCTCGCCGGTTTCCGGCCGCAGGTGTGTGCCGTCGTCGCGTACGGCCACATCCTTCCGCCGGAAGTGCTGGCCGTGCCGCTGCGCGGCACCGTGAACGTGCACTTCTCACTCCTGCCCGCCTACCGGGGCGCGGCGCCGGTCCAGCGGGCGATCATGGCCGGAGAGACCGAGACGGGCGTCACCACGTTCCTCCTCGAGCCGACGGTCGACACGGGACCGATGCTCGTGCAGATCCGCGAGCGCATCGATCCCGACGACTCAACCGGATCGCTTCTCGAACGCCTCGCGCCCATCGGCGCCCGTGCGCTCGTGGACACCCTGGACGGCCTCGAGGCCGGCACCCTGGAGCCCGTCGAGCAAGACCCGGCGCTCGCCTCGCCTGCCCCAAAGATCAAGCCCGAGGAGGGTACGATCGACTGGAGACGACCCGCCCTTGAGATCGCCGACCTCGTTCGAGCGCTCGCCCCGTCTCCCGGCGCGCACTCAACCTTCCGCGAGAAGCGGATCAAGCTCTGGCGAGCGCGCCCGATCGACGGCGCGGCGGCAGAACCCGGCGCCGTCGTGGATGCCGGGAAGGACCGTCTCGTCGTCGCAACCGGTGACGGCCTTCTAGAGGTGCAGGAGTTGCAGCAGGAAGGGGCGAAAAGGCTCGAAGCCTCCGCATTCGTCCGCGGTCACCGTCCCCGGGCCGGCGAGACGTTCGGTTCCCTGTAA
- the rpe gene encoding ribulose-phosphate 3-epimerase — protein sequence MAYKLAPSILAADFAHLADHVAAVEKYSDLLHVDVMDGHFVPPITIGPVVVKALRRVTSLPLECHLMVDRPEQQVEQFAEAGANSVVWHLEAAPDPRPVLQRARHLGLKTGLAINPETSFESSVPFLEDIDVLNIMTVHPGWAGQAFLHDVLPKIRAAREYVESRGLPLDISVDGGVNIETAKLCLEAGANVLGAATAIFGQSDASTAAEELRRLMATYDGDNR from the coding sequence ATCGCATACAAGCTCGCACCGTCGATACTCGCGGCCGACTTCGCGCATCTGGCCGACCACGTGGCGGCGGTGGAGAAGTACTCCGATCTGCTGCACGTCGACGTCATGGACGGCCATTTCGTCCCGCCGATAACGATCGGACCGGTCGTCGTGAAGGCGCTGCGCCGCGTCACCTCGCTTCCGCTCGAGTGTCACCTGATGGTCGACCGACCGGAGCAGCAGGTGGAGCAGTTCGCGGAGGCGGGAGCGAACTCAGTGGTGTGGCACCTCGAAGCCGCTCCGGATCCTCGTCCGGTGTTGCAACGGGCACGCCATCTCGGCTTGAAAACCGGGCTGGCGATCAACCCTGAAACGTCGTTCGAGTCGAGCGTGCCGTTCCTCGAGGACATCGACGTCTTGAACATCATGACGGTGCATCCCGGCTGGGCCGGCCAGGCGTTCCTCCATGACGTGCTGCCGAAGATCCGCGCCGCGCGAGAGTACGTCGAGTCCCGCGGGCTCCCGCTCGACATCTCCGTCGACGGGGGAGTGAACATCGAGACCGCCAAGCTGTGCCTGGAAGCCGGGGCCAACGTGCTCGGCGCGGCCACCGCCATCTTCGGGCAATCGGACGCTTCGACCGCTGCAGAGGAGCTTCGCCGGCTCATGGCAACCTACGACGGCGATAACCGCTGA